One window from the genome of Balearica regulorum gibbericeps isolate bBalReg1 chromosome 18, bBalReg1.pri, whole genome shotgun sequence encodes:
- the NOL11 gene encoding nucleolar protein 11 isoform X2 produces MAALCESFTLCGLGPSGGVGLGGGLLALEPGPDPDHVLLTDRGRTATLFKVSDQKPLGCWSVKHGQIITCPVVCNFETHEYIAVHDDKVLRIWKNKDINLDKVFKATLSADVYRIHSLPNGGPVVLFKGGGIRTLDVLLEAPQQEIENIITDEVIKWSDAFMEGQQPVLIFTTEKDGEFFVYVQKLKMNSLHKYKLEQQELSKPLNFTAHIKNQTITLLCLYSNDSVYKVLIPLHQNTEEEEQILSKSLLLNLSVSGSVLKGTSFVLLDKDHIAVLGSLAASGEESKECLTIWNTKFQTLQTSKELPLGTSGQLWCYEEKFFFTHGKVLTVIMYKCETSSLAAAVGKLKDSQTPEVSSFVNWNTLGDEELMVSFQSQQSVALKSESKMTDASTTAFEDELRQLMSKAQMPDFQATIGCVITALINRCKTNPKYYPRNFLLQIVQTRDLSYSLCPDLMAVALEKKDVHLLQICLQRFPDIPEEITYACLKVFLSISEAYLQRIDVNLESVICYIDIEFNNKEVKTEIVENGFNAELEQDVWDTNTTKETHLTADGEFCPVGPQKAALLNAVLHSAYSETFLLPHLKNLPAQQAVLFLRYLYYLYVKCSEKINTTLPGICSPTINQVMDWMCLLLDAHFTVMVMLPEAKELLSNLHKFVRAQVRFYSELNKIEGSLRELQRLHHQKDSQTYSIEVLELI; encoded by the exons ATGGCGGCGCTGTGCGAGAGCTTCACGCTGTGCGGGCTGGGTCCCAGCGGCGGCGTCGGGCTTGGCGGCGGCCTCTTGGCCCTGGAGCCGGGCCCCGACCCCGACCACGTCCTGCTCACCGACCGCGGCAGGACGGCCACGCTCTTTAAG GTTTCAGATCAGAAGCCACTGGGTTGTTGGTCAGTTAAACATGGACAGATTATCACATGTCCAGTTGTATGCAACTTTGAAACTCACGAATACATAGCTGTTCATGATGACAAG GTTTTAAGAATATGGAAGAACAAAGATATTAACTTGGACAAAGTATTTAAAGCAACA cTTTCAGCTGATGTATACAGAATACATTCCCTACCCAATGGAGGGCCAGTGGTGCTATTCAAAGGAGGTGGCATTCGAACTTTAGATGTCCTTTTAGAAGCCCCACAACAAGAAATTGAAAACATCATCACAGATGAAGTCATCAA GTGGAGTGACGCTTTTATGGAAGGTCAACAACCTGTCTTAATTTTCACTACTGAGAAA gatggGGAATTTTTTGTCTATGTACAGAAACTTAAGATGAATAGTCTACACAAATATAAGCTTGAACAGCAGGAATTATCTAAGCCACTGAATTTCACAGCACATATAAAAAATCAAACCATCACCCTTCTGTGCTTGT ATTCCAATGACTCTGTGTACAAGGTTCTGATACCTCTGCACCAAAATACCGAAGAGGAAGAGCAAATTTTGTCCAAGTCACTACTACTAAATCTTTCGGTATCTGGAAGTGTTCTAAAAGGaacttcttttgttcttcttgaTAAAGACCATATCGCAGTATTGGGAAGTCTAGCTGCATCTGGTGAAGAATCCAAAG AGTGCCTAACAATATGGAACACAAAATTTCAGACGTTGCAAACTTCAAAGGAGCTGCCCCTGGGAACCAGTGGACAA TTGTGGTGTtatgaggaaaaatttttttttactcatgGGAAAGTGCTAACAGTAATTATGTACAAGTGTGAAACATCATCCTTGGCAGCTGCTGTGGGAAAGCTCAAGGACAGTCAAACTCCTG AAGTGTCTTCATTTGTAAACTGGAATACCCTTGGAGATGAAGAGCTCATGGTTTCCTTTCAGTCACAGCAGTCTGTAGCTCTAAAATCAGAGTCCAAAATGACT GATGCTTCTACAACTGCATTTGAAGATGAATTGAGACAATTGATGTCAAAAGCACAGATGCCAGATTTCCAAGCCACCATTGGATGTGTAATAACTGCCCTTATAAACAGATGTAAAACAAATCCAAAGTACTACCCTCGAAATTTCCTGCTACAGATAGTTCAAACACGAGACTTGTCTTACAG TTTGTGTCCAGATTTAATGGCTgttgctttggagaaaaaagatgTGCATCTCTTACAAATCTGCTTACAACGGTTTCCAGATATTCCTGAAGAAATTACTTATGCTtgcttaaaagtatttttaag CATTAGTGAAGCCTATCTTCAAAGAATAGATGTGAATCTAGAATCTGTAATCTGTTACATTGATATTGAATTCAACAATAAAGAAGTTAAGACAGAAATTGTAGAAAATGGTTTCAATGCAGAGCTCGAACAAGACGTCTGGGATACTAATACCACAAAAGAAACCCATCTGACGGCTGATGGTGAATTCTGCCCCGTTGGACCGCAGAAGGCAGCATTATT aaatgctgttctCCATTCGGCTTACagtgaaacttttcttttgcctcATCTGAAAAACCTTCCAGCTCAGCAAGCTGTT CTGTTTCTCAGGTATTTATACTACCTGTATGtgaaatgcagtgaaaaaatTAATACCACTCTTCCTGGAATATGCTCTCCAACTATAAATCAG GTTATGGATTGGATGTGCCTGTTACTTGATGCTCACTTCACAGTTATGGTGATGCTACCAGAAGCAAAAGAGTTGCTTTCAAACCTGCATAAGTTTGTGAGAGCTCAA gTACGATTTTACTCTGAACTTAACAAGATTGAAGGAAGTTTGCGAGAATTACAAAGACTGCATCACCAGAAAGACTCTCAGACATATTCTATTGAAGTCCTGGAACttatttga
- the NOL11 gene encoding nucleolar protein 11 isoform X1, which yields MAALCESFTLCGLGPSGGVGLGGGLLALEPGPDPDHVLLTDRGRTATLFKVSDQKPLGCWSVKHGQIITCPVVCNFETHEYIAVHDDKVLRIWKNKDINLDKVFKATLSADVYRIHSLPNGGPVVLFKGGGIRTLDVLLEAPQQEIENIITDEVIKWSDAFMEGQQPVLIFTTEKDGEFFVYVQKLKMNSLHKYKLEQQELSKPLNFTAHIKNQTITLLCLYSNDSVYKVLIPLHQNTEEEEQILSKSLLLNLSVSGSVLKGTSFVLLDKDHIAVLGSLAASGEESKECLTIWNTKFQTLQTSKELPLGTSGQLWCYEEKFFFTHGKVLTVIMYKCETSSLAAAVGKLKDSQTPEVSSFVNWNTLGDEELMVSFQSQQSVALKSESKMTLRSKRTTVAKAQPDTLSVGQLLLNLKDASTTAFEDELRQLMSKAQMPDFQATIGCVITALINRCKTNPKYYPRNFLLQIVQTRDLSYSLCPDLMAVALEKKDVHLLQICLQRFPDIPEEITYACLKVFLSISEAYLQRIDVNLESVICYIDIEFNNKEVKTEIVENGFNAELEQDVWDTNTTKETHLTADGEFCPVGPQKAALLNAVLHSAYSETFLLPHLKNLPAQQAVLFLRYLYYLYVKCSEKINTTLPGICSPTINQVMDWMCLLLDAHFTVMVMLPEAKELLSNLHKFVRAQVRFYSELNKIEGSLRELQRLHHQKDSQTYSIEVLELI from the exons ATGGCGGCGCTGTGCGAGAGCTTCACGCTGTGCGGGCTGGGTCCCAGCGGCGGCGTCGGGCTTGGCGGCGGCCTCTTGGCCCTGGAGCCGGGCCCCGACCCCGACCACGTCCTGCTCACCGACCGCGGCAGGACGGCCACGCTCTTTAAG GTTTCAGATCAGAAGCCACTGGGTTGTTGGTCAGTTAAACATGGACAGATTATCACATGTCCAGTTGTATGCAACTTTGAAACTCACGAATACATAGCTGTTCATGATGACAAG GTTTTAAGAATATGGAAGAACAAAGATATTAACTTGGACAAAGTATTTAAAGCAACA cTTTCAGCTGATGTATACAGAATACATTCCCTACCCAATGGAGGGCCAGTGGTGCTATTCAAAGGAGGTGGCATTCGAACTTTAGATGTCCTTTTAGAAGCCCCACAACAAGAAATTGAAAACATCATCACAGATGAAGTCATCAA GTGGAGTGACGCTTTTATGGAAGGTCAACAACCTGTCTTAATTTTCACTACTGAGAAA gatggGGAATTTTTTGTCTATGTACAGAAACTTAAGATGAATAGTCTACACAAATATAAGCTTGAACAGCAGGAATTATCTAAGCCACTGAATTTCACAGCACATATAAAAAATCAAACCATCACCCTTCTGTGCTTGT ATTCCAATGACTCTGTGTACAAGGTTCTGATACCTCTGCACCAAAATACCGAAGAGGAAGAGCAAATTTTGTCCAAGTCACTACTACTAAATCTTTCGGTATCTGGAAGTGTTCTAAAAGGaacttcttttgttcttcttgaTAAAGACCATATCGCAGTATTGGGAAGTCTAGCTGCATCTGGTGAAGAATCCAAAG AGTGCCTAACAATATGGAACACAAAATTTCAGACGTTGCAAACTTCAAAGGAGCTGCCCCTGGGAACCAGTGGACAA TTGTGGTGTtatgaggaaaaatttttttttactcatgGGAAAGTGCTAACAGTAATTATGTACAAGTGTGAAACATCATCCTTGGCAGCTGCTGTGGGAAAGCTCAAGGACAGTCAAACTCCTG AAGTGTCTTCATTTGTAAACTGGAATACCCTTGGAGATGAAGAGCTCATGGTTTCCTTTCAGTCACAGCAGTCTGTAGCTCTAAAATCAGAGTCCAAAATGACT TTACGATCAAAAAGGACCACTGTTGCTAAAGCACAGCCAGATACCTTATCAGTTGGGCAGCTCTTACTAAATCTAAAA GATGCTTCTACAACTGCATTTGAAGATGAATTGAGACAATTGATGTCAAAAGCACAGATGCCAGATTTCCAAGCCACCATTGGATGTGTAATAACTGCCCTTATAAACAGATGTAAAACAAATCCAAAGTACTACCCTCGAAATTTCCTGCTACAGATAGTTCAAACACGAGACTTGTCTTACAG TTTGTGTCCAGATTTAATGGCTgttgctttggagaaaaaagatgTGCATCTCTTACAAATCTGCTTACAACGGTTTCCAGATATTCCTGAAGAAATTACTTATGCTtgcttaaaagtatttttaag CATTAGTGAAGCCTATCTTCAAAGAATAGATGTGAATCTAGAATCTGTAATCTGTTACATTGATATTGAATTCAACAATAAAGAAGTTAAGACAGAAATTGTAGAAAATGGTTTCAATGCAGAGCTCGAACAAGACGTCTGGGATACTAATACCACAAAAGAAACCCATCTGACGGCTGATGGTGAATTCTGCCCCGTTGGACCGCAGAAGGCAGCATTATT aaatgctgttctCCATTCGGCTTACagtgaaacttttcttttgcctcATCTGAAAAACCTTCCAGCTCAGCAAGCTGTT CTGTTTCTCAGGTATTTATACTACCTGTATGtgaaatgcagtgaaaaaatTAATACCACTCTTCCTGGAATATGCTCTCCAACTATAAATCAG GTTATGGATTGGATGTGCCTGTTACTTGATGCTCACTTCACAGTTATGGTGATGCTACCAGAAGCAAAAGAGTTGCTTTCAAACCTGCATAAGTTTGTGAGAGCTCAA gTACGATTTTACTCTGAACTTAACAAGATTGAAGGAAGTTTGCGAGAATTACAAAGACTGCATCACCAGAAAGACTCTCAGACATATTCTATTGAAGTCCTGGAACttatttga